One genomic segment of Chitinophaga sancti includes these proteins:
- a CDS encoding helix-turn-helix transcriptional regulator, with protein sequence MEEIVKISSIAQYNTMRGVTTKHPLVTVIDISKAQPMPARSYNFGLYAVGLKELNCGQLRYGRKHYDYQEGSLVCVAPGQMLGVEPGVEPFAPKGWVLVFHPDLINGTPLGKHIQDYSFFSYDVNEALHLSDKERNIVIDCFSKIEYELDQNIDKHSKGLIASNIELLLNYCIRFYDRQFITRDNANKGILERFEHLLKDYFSSDKPQIEGLPSVAYCAEALHLSPNYFGDLVKKETGRSAQEYIQSKVIDVAKERVFDMNKSVSEIAYELGFKYPQHFTRLFKQKIGVTPNDYRMMN encoded by the coding sequence ATGGAAGAGATTGTAAAAATTAGCAGCATCGCGCAATACAATACCATGCGGGGCGTAACTACCAAACATCCCCTGGTTACGGTGATTGACATCTCTAAAGCGCAACCGATGCCCGCCAGGTCATACAACTTTGGTTTGTATGCGGTGGGGCTGAAAGAACTGAACTGTGGCCAATTGCGCTATGGAAGAAAGCACTACGACTACCAGGAAGGAAGCCTGGTATGTGTAGCGCCCGGGCAAATGTTAGGTGTGGAACCCGGCGTTGAACCATTTGCCCCGAAAGGCTGGGTATTGGTCTTTCATCCCGACCTGATAAACGGCACTCCGTTGGGCAAACACATTCAGGATTATTCTTTCTTTTCGTATGATGTAAATGAAGCACTTCACCTGTCGGATAAAGAAAGAAATATTGTGATTGATTGCTTCTCAAAAATCGAGTATGAACTCGATCAGAATATAGACAAGCACAGCAAAGGACTGATTGCATCCAACATCGAGTTGCTACTCAATTACTGCATTCGTTTTTACGACCGCCAGTTCATTACGCGCGACAATGCAAACAAAGGAATCCTGGAACGGTTTGAACACTTATTGAAAGACTATTTTTCATCCGATAAACCGCAGATCGAAGGCTTGCCTTCCGTAGCTTATTGCGCCGAAGCACTACATTTATCACCCAACTATTTTGGTGACCTGGTGAAGAAAGAAACCGGCAGATCTGCCCAGGAATACATTCAATCAAAAGTGATAGATGTGGCGAAAGAGAGAGTGTTTGATATGAATAAATCTGTGAGTGAAATTGCCTACGAGTTGGGATTTAAATATCCACAGCACTTCACCCGTTTATTCAAACAAAAAATAGGCGTTACGCCGAATGATTACCGGATGATGAATTAA
- a CDS encoding LytTR family DNA-binding domain-containing protein: MEILIIEDELKTARALARLITAAEPDSRIVKTIQSVQSAVDFLQETQPDLIFMDVQLADGLCFEIFNRIRVNVPVIFCTAFDDYMMEAFKANGVDYVLKPFSAETIAAALSKVRNLKNFFQQTGNTLANFSQLIEKLQPRSYKKSFLVINGQKYHTINTDTIAYFFIRNESTKIVTMDGQQYQVPQSLEEVQRQLDGHDFFRLNRQYLIAFRAIKEVEHYFARKLCITLKVTTEEKLLVGKDKTTLFLSWLDDR, from the coding sequence ATGGAAATACTGATTATAGAAGATGAGTTAAAAACGGCGAGGGCGCTTGCCAGGCTTATTACGGCTGCGGAACCGGATAGTCGCATCGTAAAGACTATTCAAAGTGTCCAATCTGCTGTAGACTTTCTCCAGGAGACACAACCAGATCTTATATTCATGGATGTACAACTGGCTGATGGCCTTTGCTTTGAAATATTTAATCGTATCCGCGTGAATGTTCCTGTTATTTTTTGCACGGCATTCGATGATTATATGATGGAGGCTTTTAAAGCCAATGGTGTAGATTATGTATTAAAACCATTTTCAGCTGAAACAATCGCGGCAGCATTATCGAAAGTCCGTAATCTCAAAAACTTTTTCCAGCAAACGGGCAATACCTTGGCAAACTTTTCGCAATTGATTGAAAAGCTTCAACCCCGTTCATACAAAAAATCCTTCCTGGTAATCAACGGCCAGAAATATCATACGATCAACACTGACACCATCGCTTATTTTTTTATCCGTAACGAGTCTACTAAGATAGTGACCATGGATGGTCAACAATATCAGGTGCCCCAGTCATTGGAAGAAGTGCAGCGCCAGTTAGATGGACATGATTTTTTCCGGCTCAACCGTCAATACCTTATTGCATTCAGAGCAATTAAAGAGGTTGAACATTACTTCGCGAGGAAGTTATGTATTACCCTTAAAGTGACAACAGAAGAAAAGCTACTGGTAGGTAAAGATAAGACAACGCTGTTCCTGTCCTGGCTCGATGATCGTTAA
- a CDS encoding sensor histidine kinase, with product MIWFSAVFMGVLASIPKILQLHITMGELMIDASIAFLFTLFTWYFNLYQLPKYSGEPIDDHFFNRRLALSLLVGIGLMIVLVLLHQLLVPGYPLNTMLMMYEFRGVLINLTIYVFLFLLYQSFHTQLISIELERTKADHVSAKFDLLKQQVNPHFLFNSLNTLKSMVDMQDAHASEFILKLSDFYRFTLENRVNDLIALDEELQILDAYLFLLKARFEDGIAIKIDLPLNQSGIAIPPFTLQLLAENCIKHNVISLEMPLQIKLYAEGDFIIMENNIQPKLKPEPSTGMGLENINQRYLHLNHSPIIVEKGADIFKVKLPNVPWKY from the coding sequence ATGATCTGGTTTAGCGCGGTATTTATGGGTGTATTGGCATCCATTCCAAAAATATTGCAATTGCATATAACCATGGGCGAACTGATGATCGATGCATCCATTGCGTTCCTTTTTACATTATTTACCTGGTACTTTAATTTATATCAATTGCCCAAATACTCGGGGGAGCCAATTGACGACCATTTTTTCAACCGCAGGTTGGCATTAAGCCTGCTTGTTGGAATTGGACTGATGATCGTCCTAGTGTTACTGCACCAGTTATTGGTACCTGGTTATCCCCTCAATACGATGCTCATGATGTATGAGTTCCGGGGTGTATTAATCAATTTAACGATTTACGTATTTTTATTCCTGCTTTATCAAAGTTTTCATACACAATTAATCAGCATTGAGCTGGAGCGCACAAAAGCAGACCATGTAAGTGCTAAATTTGATCTGCTTAAACAGCAGGTAAATCCACATTTTCTTTTTAATAGCCTGAATACGCTAAAATCGATGGTCGATATGCAGGATGCTCATGCCTCTGAGTTTATTCTGAAGTTATCCGATTTTTATCGGTTCACGCTTGAAAATCGCGTGAATGACCTGATTGCCCTTGATGAAGAATTACAGATACTGGACGCTTACCTGTTTTTGTTAAAAGCGCGATTTGAGGATGGAATAGCCATAAAGATTGATTTGCCTTTAAACCAATCCGGTATAGCTATACCACCCTTTACATTACAACTGCTGGCTGAAAATTGTATCAAGCATAATGTAATTTCACTCGAAATGCCACTGCAGATAAAATTATATGCGGAAGGTGACTTTATTATCATGGAAAACAATATACAACCAAAACTAAAACCAGAGCCTTCAACCGGTATGGGGCTGGAGAATATAAATCAGCGTTACCTGCACCTAAACCATAGCCCGATCATTGTGGAAAAGGGAGCTGATATTTTTAAAGTTAAACTTCCTAATGTTCCATGGAAATACTGA
- a CDS encoding DUF305 domain-containing protein gives MNNLSKFIKPLLPGLLITIVLIKADAQKMDMSMPMHHQMSAVQKPVFLAMMDTMMVQMDKATKGQSADAEFILQMIPHHQGAISMARYEITHGKNFTMIQLAKSILAEQSSELLQMELWLNQHASKEGSLPSAVEDGFNQCMETMMAQMPPAGKLTNTDYAFAAVMLPHHQAAVDMAKVLLKHGQDVQALAFAKSLISNEQIEIEQMSAYIQ, from the coding sequence ATGAATAATCTAAGCAAATTCATTAAACCGCTTCTTCCCGGCTTGTTGATCACAATAGTATTAATCAAAGCGGATGCCCAGAAGATGGACATGTCAATGCCAATGCATCACCAAATGTCCGCAGTACAAAAACCAGTATTTCTGGCAATGATGGACACTATGATGGTACAAATGGATAAAGCAACCAAAGGTCAATCGGCAGATGCTGAATTCATTCTTCAAATGATTCCACATCATCAGGGAGCAATTAGTATGGCGCGGTATGAAATCACCCACGGTAAAAATTTCACAATGATTCAGCTGGCTAAAAGCATTCTTGCCGAACAGAGTTCGGAATTGTTACAAATGGAATTATGGTTAAATCAACACGCTTCCAAAGAAGGATCGCTTCCATCAGCTGTTGAGGATGGCTTCAATCAGTGCATGGAAACAATGATGGCGCAAATGCCGCCTGCTGGAAAACTTACGAATACGGATTATGCTTTTGCTGCGGTAATGCTTCCGCATCACCAGGCAGCAGTTGATATGGCGAAAGTCTTATTGAAACATGGCCAGGATGTCCAGGCATTAGCCTTTGCAAAAAGCCTTATTTCCAATGAACAAATTGAAATCGAACAAATGTCTGCTTATATTCAATAA
- a CDS encoding YncE family protein — protein MKNYKIILTLSCASFAIAAKAQSPYAHDRVYTANQVSNSVSVVDPSTNTFLGEIKLGKPYPNVLSPLYKGQALVHGLRYSEAKKMLAVVSIGSNSVTLVSTETNKVIKTIYVGRSPHEPTFTPDSKQIWVSVRGEAYVSVIDVAKMQEVKQVQVADGPGMIAFTPDGKLAYVCSSFTPEVDIVNTSNYKIIKKIPVVSPFSPNIFTSPKGEWIAMTHKDVGKVTVINTATQTVSKVLTTGAITNHVTFTYVKNKLMMLVTVGGENKVRVFDVAQDFKQTDTINVGALPHGLWPSANGKLLYVGLEYGDQVQAIDLETMKALQPVKIGQSPQALVYADHAVTDAANKTGLSALNDTAETQILTMKNPEQAGKAIGRIAVRPVGLADLVEQIFSGLTPNTSYTLALTRSNTAPYKLNYEINTFTTDTLGKYAGQSTGLVKTINSTKNDGDYTHIVLIDQASKQTVLIDQALSK, from the coding sequence ATGAAAAATTACAAAATCATATTAACACTTAGTTGTGCTTCATTTGCCATTGCTGCTAAAGCACAAAGCCCATATGCTCACGACAGGGTATATACTGCAAACCAGGTATCAAATTCTGTGTCTGTGGTCGACCCGTCCACCAATACATTCCTCGGAGAGATCAAATTAGGCAAGCCATACCCTAATGTATTAAGCCCCTTGTACAAAGGACAAGCTTTGGTGCACGGCTTGCGTTATTCCGAAGCAAAGAAAATGCTCGCCGTGGTTTCCATTGGTTCCAATTCGGTTACGTTGGTTTCCACCGAGACGAACAAGGTGATCAAAACTATCTACGTCGGGCGTTCTCCCCACGAACCTACTTTTACACCAGACAGTAAGCAAATATGGGTGTCCGTACGTGGAGAGGCTTATGTAAGCGTAATTGATGTTGCAAAAATGCAGGAAGTGAAACAGGTGCAGGTTGCTGATGGCCCCGGTATGATAGCATTTACTCCTGATGGTAAACTAGCCTATGTTTGCTCCAGCTTTACGCCTGAAGTGGATATTGTCAATACATCCAACTACAAAATCATCAAAAAGATCCCGGTTGTCAGTCCGTTTTCCCCCAACATCTTTACCAGCCCAAAAGGTGAATGGATAGCCATGACTCATAAAGACGTAGGCAAGGTAACAGTGATCAATACCGCTACGCAAACTGTAAGTAAAGTACTAACTACCGGCGCCATCACCAATCACGTTACGTTTACTTATGTAAAAAACAAACTGATGATGTTGGTAACAGTTGGTGGGGAAAACAAGGTACGGGTATTTGACGTTGCGCAGGATTTCAAGCAAACGGACACGATCAATGTTGGTGCATTGCCGCATGGCTTATGGCCCTCAGCAAATGGAAAGCTACTATATGTGGGCCTGGAATATGGCGATCAGGTTCAGGCTATTGACCTGGAAACTATGAAAGCACTACAGCCGGTTAAGATAGGCCAAAGCCCACAAGCACTGGTATATGCTGATCATGCAGTTACAGATGCAGCCAATAAAACCGGGTTATCAGCCCTCAATGACACTGCTGAAACTCAAATTCTCACGATGAAAAATCCTGAGCAAGCAGGAAAGGCAATAGGTAGAATTGCTGTAAGGCCGGTTGGGCTGGCAGACCTGGTAGAACAAATATTCTCCGGCCTGACTCCAAACACTTCATATACGCTGGCATTAACGCGGTCAAATACCGCTCCCTACAAATTAAACTACGAGATCAACACATTTACCACTGATACGCTGGGCAAATATGCAGGACAATCAACAGGTTTAGTTAAAACGATAAACAGTACCAAAAATGATGGTGATTACACCCATATCGTTCTCATTGATCAGGCAAGCAAGCAAACGGTGTTAATCGATCAGGCATTATCTAAGTAA
- a CDS encoding glycoside hydrolase family 97 protein: MRYLKHGLLTFLMWGICTTTVNANKQVNEIQVNSPNKQIIVNVFIENERLSYSILYGNVKVINTSPLGLTVDHIDLGYKTTIPGRPEVSSLNERYSILGNHPLVTNHANETSIPLEAAGKKFNLIIRVYDDGVAIRYTIPIGTTYIDSESTAWNLPENATNIAWSGFSQSYEELSHVTSLNKVPENQPIMGPLTFEVSGKYLSISEADCENFSDMSFMRNGHVLKAYFPFAKDGWQFKHLAENGPSVPDGSYKGQKVTPWRTTIISPNLNGLVNSDLLMNVCPPPKKGRDFSWVKPGRCLWQWWSIGAPQLEDQKNWYDAAAKLKWEYYLVDDGWRDWRKDGKDQWTLLKEVIDYGKSVGVQSIVWVDSKECRNAIERHKYLEKIKAIGASGIKIDFIPDATADIMQWYVGTMEDCAELKLLLNFHGSVKPTGLRRTYPNDITREAVRGNEYHMSRYDRVMPFQQDVCLPFTRLMAGAADVTPVMLNPAELTTAKYTWAHEFAQAIVYLSPVTHFCDQYKFYLESPLFDLFQTLPTTWDETRVLPCTQMGEVVAFARRKGDTWWIGIMNGTTEREIKIPLSFLSKKAKATLVYDTLTNTSVNRETKFLSPKDVLTIKMAPGGGFTAKM, from the coding sequence ATGCGATACCTGAAACATGGTCTTTTAACTTTCCTAATGTGGGGAATATGCACAACTACTGTTAATGCTAACAAACAGGTAAATGAAATTCAGGTCAATAGTCCGAACAAACAAATTATCGTTAATGTATTTATTGAAAATGAAAGACTTTCCTACTCTATCCTATATGGGAATGTAAAAGTTATTAATACGTCTCCATTAGGCCTAACCGTTGATCATATAGATTTAGGCTATAAAACAACCATTCCTGGAAGACCTGAAGTAAGTTCGCTAAATGAAAGGTATTCAATTTTAGGGAATCACCCATTGGTCACTAATCATGCAAATGAAACAAGTATTCCTTTGGAAGCGGCAGGTAAGAAATTCAATCTTATTATAAGAGTATATGACGATGGAGTAGCGATCCGTTATACTATTCCCATTGGAACCACATATATTGATAGTGAATCTACCGCATGGAATCTTCCTGAAAATGCTACAAACATAGCATGGTCAGGATTCAGTCAATCGTATGAAGAGTTGAGCCATGTAACATCATTAAATAAGGTTCCGGAGAACCAGCCAATAATGGGGCCGCTTACTTTTGAAGTATCTGGAAAATATCTATCTATTTCGGAGGCTGACTGCGAAAACTTTTCTGATATGTCATTCATGCGCAATGGGCATGTTTTAAAAGCTTATTTCCCTTTTGCAAAAGATGGATGGCAATTCAAACACCTGGCAGAAAATGGGCCTTCTGTTCCGGATGGTTCATATAAAGGGCAAAAAGTAACTCCATGGCGGACCACGATCATTTCCCCCAATTTAAATGGCCTTGTGAATTCGGATCTGCTGATGAATGTGTGCCCACCTCCTAAGAAAGGGCGTGACTTTTCCTGGGTAAAACCTGGCAGATGTTTATGGCAATGGTGGAGTATTGGTGCACCACAATTGGAAGACCAAAAAAACTGGTATGATGCCGCTGCTAAGTTAAAATGGGAATACTACCTGGTAGACGATGGCTGGCGTGATTGGAGAAAAGATGGGAAAGATCAGTGGACATTATTAAAAGAAGTGATCGACTATGGTAAAAGCGTGGGGGTACAATCAATAGTATGGGTAGATTCAAAAGAATGCAGGAATGCTATAGAACGCCACAAATACCTGGAAAAGATAAAGGCTATAGGTGCCTCCGGGATAAAAATTGACTTTATCCCTGATGCAACAGCCGATATTATGCAGTGGTATGTAGGAACGATGGAGGATTGCGCCGAATTAAAATTACTCCTGAACTTTCATGGCAGTGTAAAACCTACCGGATTGAGGCGTACTTATCCAAATGATATCACAAGGGAGGCTGTACGTGGTAATGAATACCACATGTCAAGGTATGACCGGGTAATGCCTTTCCAGCAGGATGTTTGCCTACCCTTCACACGACTGATGGCAGGTGCGGCAGATGTTACGCCAGTCATGTTAAATCCCGCAGAATTGACCACCGCAAAATATACATGGGCACATGAATTTGCCCAGGCGATTGTTTATCTTTCGCCGGTAACGCATTTTTGTGACCAGTATAAATTCTATCTTGAAAGCCCCCTGTTTGACCTGTTCCAGACGCTCCCTACTACCTGGGATGAAACCAGGGTACTTCCATGTACCCAAATGGGTGAAGTCGTTGCTTTTGCACGTCGTAAAGGAGATACCTGGTGGATTGGAATAATGAATGGTACGACTGAAAGGGAAATAAAAATACCGCTATCTTTTCTGTCTAAAAAAGCAAAAGCAACCCTTGTTTATGACACCCTAACGAATACAAGCGTTAACAGAGAAACAAAATTCTTATCTCCCAAGGATGTCTTAACTATTAAAATGGCACCTGGTGGAGGGTTTACAGCTAAAATGTAA
- a CDS encoding helix-turn-helix transcriptional regulator, with protein MQYQTYLAGIDLDPMIQCYWTLEGPAGSIPQKQTIIPDGCMEMIFHYGDLYEQYLEDGSIILQPRCFVIGQLTRPLEIVATGKTGIFSVRFHPDGFSPFTQLPLSEMENTAIPLERLFGNDGKSLEVAILTAPTVSDRIKEVEQFLTNRLATAETIDHITRSLIEAILHSNGQLSVTALSRKSQINSRRLERRFLSDVGMSPKQLSRVIRLNNIFKKLISGKEPSLTALAYEGNYFDQSHFIKEFKQLTGYTPKQYYNDNLKMSALLYGRK; from the coding sequence ATGCAGTATCAAACCTATTTAGCTGGTATCGACCTGGATCCTATGATACAATGTTATTGGACCCTGGAAGGTCCTGCAGGTAGCATTCCACAAAAACAGACCATCATACCTGATGGCTGTATGGAAATGATTTTTCATTACGGGGATCTGTATGAGCAATACCTGGAAGATGGCAGCATTATTTTACAACCCCGGTGCTTTGTAATCGGGCAATTAACCCGTCCACTTGAAATAGTGGCAACTGGCAAAACAGGCATTTTTTCAGTTCGTTTCCATCCGGATGGTTTTTCCCCATTTACACAATTGCCTTTATCCGAAATGGAAAACACAGCTATCCCACTTGAAAGACTTTTCGGTAATGATGGGAAAAGTTTAGAAGTGGCAATCCTTACCGCTCCTACTGTATCAGATAGAATCAAAGAGGTAGAACAATTTCTCACCAATAGGCTTGCAACTGCTGAAACGATCGACCACATCACCAGGTCCCTGATAGAGGCGATCCTGCATTCCAATGGACAATTATCTGTAACAGCACTATCCAGAAAAAGTCAGATCAATAGCAGACGGCTTGAGCGCAGGTTCTTATCAGACGTAGGCATGAGCCCCAAACAATTATCCAGGGTAATAAGACTAAATAATATATTTAAAAAACTCATTAGCGGAAAAGAGCCCTCTCTTACAGCCTTAGCCTATGAAGGAAATTATTTTGACCAGTCACATTTTATAAAAGAGTTTAAGCAACTGACGGGCTATACCCCGAAGCAGTATTACAACGATAACCTTAAAATGTCGGCGTTGTTATATGGCAGAAAATGA
- a CDS encoding DUF6265 family protein, with amino-acid sequence MLRLLIALCFIGPINKAAWLIGTWERETSKGTIYESWKRESSNELSGKSYMLKGKDTLIFETIRLTAEQHQLYYIPTVKNQNNGQPVRFALTKISDKQLVFENSEHDFPQIITYRKLDADSLIAEISGMVDGRLRKEIFPMRKVH; translated from the coding sequence ATGTTAAGATTATTAATCGCCCTATGTTTTATCGGGCCCATTAACAAAGCCGCCTGGTTGATAGGTACCTGGGAACGTGAGACATCCAAAGGAACTATTTACGAAAGCTGGAAAAGGGAATCATCGAATGAGCTAAGCGGCAAAAGCTATATGCTGAAGGGAAAAGATACATTGATATTTGAAACCATCCGATTAACAGCAGAACAACATCAATTGTATTATATCCCTACTGTAAAAAATCAAAACAATGGACAGCCGGTGCGTTTTGCATTAACAAAAATATCAGATAAACAGCTCGTATTTGAAAATTCTGAACATGATTTTCCACAAATTATCACTTATAGAAAATTGGATGCAGATAGCCTGATAGCTGAAATTTCAGGGATGGTAGACGGACGGCTTCGCAAAGAGATCTTCCCAATGAGAAAAGTGCATTAA